The following proteins are encoded in a genomic region of Glycine max cultivar Williams 82 chromosome 18, Glycine_max_v4.0, whole genome shotgun sequence:
- the LOC121172657 gene encoding disease resistance protein RPM1 encodes MAETAVSLAGQQALPKILEAVKMLRDLPKEVRDITDELESFQDFINDADKVTEAEEDDGRRHRIKERVMRLREAAFRMEDVIDEYNISCQDKQPDDPRCAALLCEAVAFIKTQILLLQSAYKIQDVKSLIRAERDGFQSHFPLEQRQTSSRGNQDITSQKLRRDPLFIEEDEVVGLDGPRGILKNWLTKGREKRTVISVVGIAGVGKTTLAKQVYDQVRNNFECHALITVSQSFSAEGLLRHMLNELCKEKKEDPPKDVSTIESLTEEVRNRLRNKRYVVLFDDIWNEKFWDHIESAVIDNKNGSRILITTRDEKVAEYCRKSSFVEVHKLEKPLTEEESLKLFCMKAFQYSSDGDCPEELKDVSLEIVRKCKGLPLAIVAIGCLLSQKDESAPEWKQFSENLCLDQLERNSELNSITKILGLSYDDLPINLRSCLLYFGMYPEDYEIKSDRLIRQWIAEGFVKHETGKTLEEVGQQYLSGLVRRSLVQVSSFKIHGKVKRCHVHDLIHDMILRKVKDTGFCQYIDGPDQSVSSKIVRRLTIATDDFSGSIGSSPIRSILIMTGKYEKLSQDLVNKFPTNYMVLKVLDFEGSGLRYVPENLGNLCYLKYLSFRYTWITSLPKSIGKLQNLETLDIRDTSVSEMPEEISKLKKLRHLLADYRCSIQWKDIGGMTSLEEIPPVFIDDDGVVIREVGKLKQLRELWVVKFRGKPEKTLCSVINEMPLLEKLHIYTADWREVIDLYITSPMSTLWQLVLWGTLTRLPNWILQFPNLVQLSLVSSRLTNDPLNSLKNMPRLLFLDLSNNAYEGETLNFQSGGFQKLKRLELRYLDQLKCILIDRGALCSVEEIVLQDLSQLKTVPSGIQHLEKLKDLYINYMPTELVQRIAPDGGEDHWIIQDVPHVRIWSRGAEEPSHIFGRSHH; translated from the coding sequence ATGGCAGAAACTGCAGTGTCCTTGGCAGGTCAGCAGGCGCTTCCAAAAATATTGGAAGCTGTCAAAATGTTGAGAGATCTCCCAAAAGAAGTTAGAGACATTACAGATGAACTTGAAAGCTTTCAAGATTTCATCAATGATGCTGATAAAGTGACTGAAGCCGAAGAAGATGATGGAAGGCGTCATAGAATAAAAGAAAGGGTGATGCGGCTGAGAGAAGCAGCTTTTCGCATGGAAGATGTCATCGATGAATATAACATCTCCTGTCAGGATAAGCAACCTGATGATCCTCGATGTGCAGCTTTACTATGTGAGGCTGTTGCCTTCATCAAAACTCAAATCCTTCTCCTTCAAAGTGCGTATAAGATTCAGGATGTTAAATCCCTTATTCGTGCTGAAAGAGATGGTTTCCAAAGCCATTTTCCTTTAGAGCAAAGACAAACCAGTTCTAGAGGAAATCAAGATATCACATCGCAGAAACTTAGAAGGGATCCTCTCTTTATTGAGGAAGATGAGGTTGTGGGGCTTGATGGCCCTAGAGGTATATTGAAAAATTGGTTGacaaagggaagagaaaaacgCACTGTCATCTCTGTGGTGGGAATTGCAGGGGTGGGAAAAACAACTCTTGCCAAGCAAGTTTATGACCAGGTGCGTAACAATTTCGAGTGCCATGCGTTGATCACAGTTTCTCAATCCTTCTCTGCTGAAGGATTGCTGAGGCATATGTTGAATGAgctttgcaaagaaaaaaaggaggaCCCTCCCAAGGATGTTTCTACCATCGAATCGTTGACAGAAGAAGTCAGAAACCGCTTGCGCAACAAGAGGTATGTTGTCTTGTTTGATGACATATGGAATGAAAAATTTTGGGATCACATTGAATCTGctgtaattgataataaaaatggaAGTAGGATATTAATCACAACCAGGGATGAGAAGGTTGCAGAATATTGTAGGAAATCATCATTTGTTGAGGTGCATAAGCTAGAAAAACCTTTAACTGAAGAAGAATCTTTGAAATTGTTCTGTATGAAGGCATTTCAGTATAGTTCCGATGGAGATTGTCCAGAAGAACTTAAAGATGTATCTCTTGAAATTGTTAGAAAGTGTAAAGGTTTACCTCTAGCAATAGTGGCCATTGGTTGTCTTTTGTCTCAAAAAGATGAAAGTGCACCCGAATGGAAACAGTTTAGTGAAAATCTTTGTTTAGACCAGTTGGAGAGGAATTCTGAGTTAAATAGTATAACAAAAATTTTAGGTCTAAGTTATGATGATTTGCCGATCAATCTCAGATCATGTTTGTTGTATTTCGGAATGTATCCGGAGGACTATGAAATTAAATCTGATAGATTGATTAGACAGTGGATAGCTGAAGGGTTTGTCAAACATGAAACCGGAAAAACATTAGaagaagttgggcaacaatatTTATCAGGGTTGGTCCGTAGAAGCTTGGTGCAAGTATcctcatttaaaattcatggcAAAGTTAAAAGGTGTCATGTTCATGACTTAATACACGACATGATCCTTAGAAAAGTCAAGGATACAGGATTTTGTCAGTATATTGACGGGCCTGATCAATCTGTATCAAGTAAGATTGTTCGACGCCTGACAATTGCAACCGATGATTTTAGTGGAAGTATAGGAAGCTCACCCATTCGGTCAATTCTTATCATGACAGGAAAGTATGAAAAATTATCTCAAGACTTGGTAAACAAATTCCCTACAAATTACATGGTACTGAAGGTACTTGATTTTGAAGGTTCTGGTTTACGTTATGTTCCTGAAAATTTGGGGAATTTATGCTACTTGAAGTATTTAAGCTTCCGGTATACATGGATAACAAGTCTACCAAAATCCATTGGCAAGCTCCAGAATTTGGAGACCTTGGATATAAGAGACACAAGTGTGTCTGAGATGCCAGAGGAGATTAGTAAGCTTAAAAAGCTACGTCATCTTCTGGCTGATTATAGGTGTTCAATTCAATGGAAGGATATTGGAGGCATGACATCCCTAGAAGAGATACCTCCAGTGTTTATAGATGATGATGGAGTGGTCATTAGAGAGGTAGGAAAGCTAAAGCAGTTAAGGGAACTGTGGGTGGTAAAATTTAGGGGAAAACCCGAAAAGACTTTGTGTTCCGTAATAAATGAGATGCCACTCTTGGAGAAACTACATATTTATACAGCTGATTGGAGGGAAGTAATTGACTTGTACATTACGTCACCTATGTCTACACTTTGGCAGCTTGTCCTATGGGGGACGTTAACAAGGTTGCCAAATTGGATTTTACAGTTCCCAAATCTTGTGCAACTGTCTTTGGTGAGCTCCAGGTTGACTAATGATCCATTGAATTCACTAAAAAATATGCCAAGGTTGTTGTTCCTCGATTTAAGTAACAATGCTTATGAAGGTGAAACTTTGAATTTTCAAAGTGGAGGGTTTCAGAAACTAAAGCGACTGGAACTCAGATATTTGGATCAATTGAAGTGCATCCTTATCGACAGAGGAGCACTGTGTTCTGTGGAAGAAATTGTTTTACAAGACCTCTCCCAACTCAAAACAGTTCCCTCGGGAATTCAACACTTGGAGAAGCTTAAAGATCTCTATATCAACTACATGCCAACTGAATTGGTGCAGCGCATTGCTCCTGATGGAGGAGAAGACCACTGGATCATCCAAGATGTGCCCCATGTACGTATTTGGAGCAGGGGTGCTGAAGAACCTTCGCATATATTCGGCAGAAGTCATCATTAA
- the LOC100812146 gene encoding probable long-chain-alcohol O-fatty-acyltransferase 1, protein MYGEIERFIKVWISAILGLCYCYYIAARIPKGFLRLLSLLPILYLFIILPLNISSPNLVGYTSFFLVQLGIFKLLLFSFNKGPLALSPPNIVHFISIASLPITPKQHPPTNKNNTTNTQKPKWLLPLKLLIFAMIARFYEYNEYFHPHFILVLYCLHLYLSLELVFALIATPVQTLFGLEIEPHFNEPYLSSSLQDFWGHRWNLMVTRLLRFTVYNHVSCTITGLVGPSCATSAAMLATFLVFGLVHDLIYYHVTCVPPTWEIMCFFVLHGVCTVAEVAVKKVVLRCGWWLHRAVSGPLVVAFLAISVNWLFFPQLLRNEMDRKSSEEYVILVDFVKSKIYH, encoded by the exons ATGTATGGTGAAATTGAAAGGTTCATCAAAGTATGGATTTCAGCCATCTTAGGtttatgttattgttattaCATAGCTGCAAGAATACCAAAGGGCTTCTTGAGACTTCTCTCCCTTCTCCCTATTCTCTACCTCTTCATCATCCTTCCCTTGAACATCTCTTCACCTAACTTAGTTGGATACACTTCCTTCTTCCTTGTTCAACTTGGCATTTTCAAGCTTCTACTTTTTTCCTTCAACAAAGGCCCTCTTGCCCTATCACCCCCAAATATTGTCCATTTCATTTCCATAGCTTCCCTCCCCATCACCCCAAAACAACATCCACCAACCAATAAAAATAACACCACCAACACCCAAAAGCCAAAATGGCTATTGCCCTTAAAATTGCTTATTTTTGCAATGATCGCACGTTTTTATGAGTACAATGAATACTTCCACCCTCATTTCATATTAGTCCTCTATTGTCTTCACTTGTACCTTAGCTTAGAGCTTGTTTTTGCTCTTATTGCAACCCCGGTTCAAACCCTTTTTGGCTTAGAGATAGAACCACACTTCAACGAACCCTACCTTTCATCCTCACTTCAAGATTTTTGGGGTCATAGATGGAACCTTATGGTTA CTCGTCTTCTACGCTTTACAGTATACAACCATGTAAGCTGTACGATTACGGGTTTAGTGGGTCCCTCATGTGCCACGTCAGCTGCCATGTTGGCCACGTTCCTTGTGTTTGGGCTTGTGCATGACTTAATCTATTATCATGTTACATGTGTACCTCCCACGTGGgaaattatgtgtttttttgtGCTTCACGGTGTGTGCACGGTGGCCGAGGTGGCTGTTAAGAAGGTGGTTCTCCGTTGTGGATGGTGGCTGCACCGTGCCGTGTCAGGGCCACTCGTGGTGGCATTCTTGGCTATCTCAGTAAATTGGCTGTTTTTTCCTCAATTGTTGAGGAATGAAATGGATAGGAAGTCCAGTGAAGAGTATGTAATTTTGGTGGATTTTGTTAAGTCTAAGATATACCATTGA